From Trueperaceae bacterium, a single genomic window includes:
- a CDS encoding site-specific integrase codes for MSITSLELSGATPAQRVARLQGLSEEALRRHAENAAAARDEQGLWELVEAHLTLPGSRPSRHTLRAYRRGLKELLALWPEDDLLAPSREAGREYVRRLLEGEREPLVASQPQGRRGRRVKRGPLSPATVALRVASGRALYGALTWAGATTADPFRDLGRGDFAGADDTDGARAYTEMELNELLAAARDAHERVMLLLGAHAGLRVGEMVRLRWEDVDLRSGTLRVRPASPGPGRREGAEDGDEEREEVVISPRLAAELSSYAREVERDPVARHRAEVLELRSQYGVYNRLRRLCQRAQVEFKGVHALRHAAGKRLYRQTGDLALVQEHLRHRASDMARRYAAVDRGRLRGSLSEWE; via the coding sequence GTGAGCATCACCTCGCTCGAGCTCTCGGGGGCCACGCCGGCCCAGCGCGTCGCCAGGCTCCAGGGCCTCTCCGAGGAGGCGCTGAGGCGTCACGCCGAGAACGCGGCCGCGGCGCGCGACGAGCAGGGGCTGTGGGAGCTGGTCGAGGCGCACCTGACGCTGCCGGGGTCGCGCCCCAGCCGGCACACGCTGCGCGCCTACCGGCGCGGCCTCAAGGAGCTCCTCGCGCTCTGGCCGGAGGACGACCTGCTGGCGCCGAGCCGTGAGGCGGGGCGCGAGTACGTCCGCCGCCTGCTCGAGGGCGAGCGGGAGCCTCTCGTCGCGAGCCAGCCGCAGGGCAGGCGCGGACGCAGGGTGAAGCGCGGTCCCCTATCCCCCGCCACCGTGGCGCTGCGGGTCGCGTCCGGCAGGGCGCTCTACGGGGCGCTGACCTGGGCGGGGGCGACGACCGCGGACCCGTTCCGCGACCTCGGCCGGGGCGACTTCGCCGGCGCCGACGACACCGACGGGGCGCGCGCCTACACGGAGATGGAGCTCAACGAGCTGCTCGCCGCCGCGCGCGACGCCCACGAGCGCGTCATGCTCCTGCTCGGCGCCCACGCCGGCCTGCGCGTGGGCGAGATGGTCCGCCTGCGCTGGGAGGACGTCGACCTGCGGTCCGGCACGCTGCGCGTGCGTCCGGCGAGCCCCGGACCGGGCCGGCGCGAGGGCGCCGAGGACGGAGACGAGGAGCGGGAGGAGGTCGTGATCAGCCCGCGGCTCGCCGCCGAGCTGAGCTCCTACGCCCGCGAGGTCGAGCGCGACCCGGTCGCCCGGCACCGCGCCGAGGTGCTCGAGCTGCGCTCGCAGTACGGCGTCTACAACCGCCTGCGCCGGCTCTGCCAGAGGGCGCAGGTGGAGTTCAAGGGGGTCCACGCGCTGCGGCACGCCGCCGGCAAGCGGCTCTACCGGCAGACCGGCGACCTCGCCCTCGTCCAGGAGCACCTCAGGCACCGGGCCAGCGACATGGCGCGCCGCTACGCCGCCGTCGACAGGGGCCGGCTGCGCGGTAGCCTGTCCGAGTGGGAGTGA
- a CDS encoding dihydrodipicolinate synthase family protein: protein MGVNSQGSAPRSAHDTDTRVADLEDRGSAPGASERRGPDDRPAALRGVHTIMPTPFTPDGRLDEESVASLVRFLVAAGVDGVTVLGFLGEAHKLSEAEQEVVVSVAVQAAGGRVPVVAGASAGGVKVSVERALRFVELGAAGLMVAPVASDEAAVLAQYRELDEALAAGGGRLPVVVHDYPASTGVRVSPATLASLHTEVPSVTTVKLEDPPTGAKLSALKRLAPGLAVLGGLGGLHLVEELARGAAGVMTGVSFPELLVGAVRGSSAGDEARRRASAEYRKAAAFLAFEFQPGVGLAVRKEVYRRRGAIRHALVRAPGAQLDEETARELTEHLDHLHAVRPDLAAVPSA, encoded by the coding sequence GTGGGAGTGAACAGCCAGGGGAGCGCGCCGCGCAGCGCGCACGATACGGACACGCGAGTCGCAGACCTGGAGGACCGAGGCTCGGCACCCGGCGCGTCGGAGCGCCGCGGGCCGGACGACCGACCCGCCGCCCTCCGCGGCGTCCACACGATCATGCCCACGCCCTTCACCCCGGACGGCAGGCTCGACGAGGAGAGCGTGGCCTCCCTCGTCCGGTTCCTCGTGGCCGCCGGCGTGGACGGCGTCACGGTCCTGGGCTTCCTCGGCGAGGCCCACAAGCTCTCGGAGGCCGAGCAGGAGGTCGTCGTCTCGGTGGCGGTGCAGGCCGCGGGCGGACGCGTTCCCGTCGTCGCCGGCGCCAGCGCGGGCGGCGTGAAGGTGTCCGTCGAGCGCGCCCTGCGCTTCGTCGAGCTCGGCGCCGCCGGCCTGATGGTCGCGCCTGTCGCCTCCGACGAGGCCGCCGTGCTGGCCCAGTACCGCGAGCTCGACGAGGCCCTCGCCGCCGGCGGCGGTCGCCTGCCCGTGGTCGTGCACGACTACCCGGCGTCGACGGGCGTGCGGGTCTCGCCGGCCACCTTGGCCAGTCTCCACACCGAGGTGCCGTCCGTGACGACGGTGAAGCTCGAGGACCCGCCCACCGGCGCGAAGCTGAGCGCGCTCAAGCGCCTGGCCCCCGGCCTGGCGGTCCTCGGCGGCCTCGGCGGCCTCCACCTCGTCGAGGAGCTGGCGCGCGGCGCCGCCGGCGTGATGACCGGCGTGTCGTTCCCCGAGCTCCTCGTCGGCGCCGTCCGCGGCTCGTCGGCGGGCGACGAGGCCCGGCGCCGCGCGTCGGCGGAGTACCGGAAGGCCGCCGCGTTCCTCGCCTTCGAGTTCCAGCCCGGCGTCGGACTGGCCGTCCGCAAGGAGGTCTACCGCCGCCGCGGCGCGATCCGCCACGCCCTGGTGCGCGCGCCCGGCGCGCAGCTCGACGAGGAGACGGCGCGCGAGCTGACCGAGCACCTGGACCACCTCCACGCGGTGCGCCCCGACCTGGCGGCCGTGCCTTCCGCCTGA
- the pgmB gene encoding beta-phosphoglucomutase, translating to MPARGLERLRREGRRSLTVEPWRVREVAFDPERLAAHESVFALGNGYLGVRGVLDEGAPPGVASVPGTFLNGFHELDQIVYAEGGYGQAKVRQTLLNVTDATRLTVAVDGEPVRVGARAAGHERALDLRSGTLTRSLVWAGADGKRTRLRYTRCVSLEHAPRMAIRLEVEPLDGPVRLDVGHTVDGRVRNQVERGDPRLGSALAGQVLQPVAHEHDTAGRLLLSQRADRSGMQLVCGADHEITGAGFVSSAASEPFSASWSATFDAAGPVRVDVRVVYLDARLAQPADLLGAARAELDAYAAAGGVTALLEGQRAFLERFWESSDVVVEGDDDVQQAVRLGLFHLLQGAGRDGRTSIAAKGLTGEGYEGHTFWDSEVYVVPVLTRVWPELARSLLSYRVALLPAAVARARELHRAGALYPWRTIAGPEASAYFPAGTAQVHIDGDIVLALRRYVEATDDVELLWEGGADVVFECARFYAGYGSVGLDGRFHLHTVTGPDEYTALIDDNHYTNKLVRETLLYAAELAGSLALRDPGRFAAVKERVGLRDEEVARWFELAPLVHLAVDDRLGVTKQDASFLSKPEWPWDEVPPESYPLLLHYHYLDIYRHQVLKQADVVLAHTLLPHDVPRWQLRRDVAYYAPRTTHDSSLSACAHAVAYAELGDLETAALFFDATARIDLDDTHGNADHGVHVAAMGGTYLALVDGFAGYRVEGGRVSLRPRLPARWRRLAFRLNWRGSRFLVDVTRASTTYRLLAGRPVELLHRGRPVELAPGSAVAVPTGPELRGVVFDLDGVITDTAELHYQAWQELADHLGVPFDRRRNEALKGVDRLRSLQLILEGSGLVLSEGELHELAERKNRRYVELLSRLGPADVLPGVRELLDELDAAGVRFALASASRNAPAVLSRLGLAGRFAAVVDPSLVFRGKPEPETFERGAHALGLLTDECVGVEDAAAGVEAVVGAGMAAVGVGPEDVLGAAHLTLPDTSALTLARLREAHARAFPA from the coding sequence GTGCCGGCGCGGGGTCTCGAGCGGCTGCGCCGCGAGGGCAGGCGCAGCCTCACGGTCGAGCCGTGGCGGGTGCGCGAGGTCGCCTTCGACCCCGAGCGCCTGGCGGCCCACGAGAGCGTCTTCGCGCTCGGCAACGGCTACCTGGGCGTGCGCGGGGTCCTCGACGAGGGGGCGCCTCCCGGCGTCGCCTCCGTGCCGGGCACCTTCCTCAACGGCTTCCACGAGCTCGACCAGATCGTCTACGCGGAGGGCGGCTACGGCCAGGCGAAGGTCAGGCAGACGCTCCTCAACGTCACCGACGCGACGCGCCTGACCGTGGCCGTCGACGGCGAGCCGGTGCGCGTCGGTGCGCGCGCCGCGGGGCACGAGCGCGCGCTCGACCTGCGTAGCGGCACGCTGACCCGCTCGCTCGTCTGGGCCGGCGCGGACGGCAAGAGGACGCGGCTGAGGTACACGCGGTGCGTCTCCCTGGAGCACGCCCCGCGCATGGCGATCCGCCTCGAGGTGGAGCCGCTCGACGGCCCCGTGCGGCTCGACGTCGGCCACACCGTCGACGGGCGCGTGCGCAACCAGGTCGAGAGGGGCGACCCGCGTCTCGGCTCCGCGCTCGCCGGGCAGGTCCTGCAGCCCGTCGCCCACGAGCACGACACCGCCGGCAGGCTCCTGCTGAGCCAGCGAGCCGACCGCAGCGGCATGCAGCTCGTCTGCGGCGCCGACCACGAGATCACGGGCGCCGGCTTCGTCTCCTCCGCCGCCAGCGAGCCGTTCTCCGCCTCCTGGTCGGCGACCTTCGACGCCGCGGGTCCGGTGCGCGTGGACGTGCGCGTGGTCTACCTCGACGCGCGCCTGGCGCAGCCGGCGGACCTCCTGGGCGCCGCCCGCGCCGAGCTCGACGCCTACGCCGCCGCGGGCGGCGTCACGGCTCTCCTCGAGGGCCAGCGGGCGTTCCTGGAGCGGTTCTGGGAGTCCTCCGACGTCGTCGTAGAGGGCGACGACGACGTGCAGCAGGCGGTGCGCTTGGGGCTCTTCCACCTGTTGCAGGGCGCCGGGCGCGACGGCCGCACCAGCATCGCCGCCAAGGGGCTCACCGGCGAGGGCTACGAGGGGCACACGTTCTGGGACAGCGAGGTCTACGTCGTGCCCGTGCTCACGCGCGTCTGGCCCGAGCTGGCCAGGTCGCTGCTCTCCTACCGCGTCGCCCTGCTGCCGGCGGCCGTGGCCCGCGCTCGCGAGCTGCACCGCGCCGGGGCGCTCTACCCGTGGCGCACGATCGCCGGACCAGAGGCCTCGGCGTACTTCCCCGCCGGCACCGCGCAGGTGCACATCGACGGCGACATCGTGCTGGCGCTCAGGCGCTACGTGGAGGCCACGGACGACGTCGAGCTCCTGTGGGAGGGCGGCGCCGACGTCGTCTTCGAGTGCGCGCGCTTCTACGCGGGCTACGGCTCCGTGGGCCTCGACGGCAGGTTCCACCTGCACACGGTCACGGGGCCCGACGAGTACACGGCGCTGATCGACGACAACCACTACACGAACAAGCTCGTGCGCGAGACCCTGCTCTACGCCGCCGAGCTGGCCGGCTCGCTCGCGCTGCGCGACCCCGGGCGCTTCGCGGCGGTGAAGGAGCGCGTCGGCCTGCGGGACGAGGAGGTGGCGCGCTGGTTCGAGCTCGCCCCCCTCGTGCACCTGGCCGTCGACGACCGCCTCGGCGTGACGAAGCAGGACGCGAGCTTCCTCTCGAAGCCCGAGTGGCCGTGGGACGAGGTGCCGCCGGAGAGCTACCCCCTGCTGCTGCACTACCACTACCTCGACATCTACCGGCACCAGGTCCTGAAGCAGGCCGACGTGGTGCTGGCGCACACGCTCCTCCCCCACGACGTGCCGCGCTGGCAGCTCCGCCGCGACGTCGCCTACTACGCCCCGCGAACGACGCACGACTCCTCCCTCTCCGCCTGCGCCCACGCGGTCGCCTACGCCGAGCTGGGCGACCTCGAGACGGCAGCGCTCTTCTTCGACGCCACGGCGCGCATCGACCTCGACGACACGCACGGCAACGCCGACCACGGCGTGCACGTCGCGGCCATGGGGGGCACCTACCTGGCTCTGGTCGACGGCTTCGCCGGCTACCGGGTGGAGGGCGGCCGCGTCTCGCTGCGCCCGCGGCTGCCCGCGCGCTGGCGGAGGCTGGCGTTCCGTCTGAACTGGCGCGGGTCCCGCTTCCTCGTCGACGTCACGCGCGCGTCCACCACGTACCGCCTGCTGGCAGGTAGACCGGTCGAGCTGCTGCACCGCGGACGCCCCGTGGAGCTCGCTCCCGGGTCGGCGGTCGCCGTGCCGACGGGCCCCGAGCTCCGCGGCGTCGTCTTCGACCTCGACGGCGTCATCACGGACACGGCCGAGCTGCACTACCAGGCGTGGCAGGAGCTGGCCGACCACCTCGGCGTGCCGTTCGACAGGCGGCGCAACGAGGCGCTGAAGGGCGTCGACAGGCTGCGGTCGCTGCAGCTGATCCTCGAGGGCTCTGGTCTCGTGCTCTCAGAGGGCGAGCTGCACGAGCTCGCCGAACGGAAGAACCGCCGCTACGTCGAGCTGCTCTCGCGCCTCGGTCCCGCCGACGTGCTGCCCGGGGTGCGCGAGCTGCTCGACGAGCTCGACGCCGCCGGCGTGAGGTTCGCCCTGGCGTCGGCCAGCCGCAACGCCCCCGCCGTGCTCTCCCGCCTCGGCCTCGCGGGGCGCTTCGCCGCCGTCGTCGACCCGAGCCTGGTGTTCCGCGGCAAGCCGGAGCCGGAGACGTTCGAGCGCGGCGCGCACGCGCTCGGCCTGCTGACCGACGAGTGCGTCGGCGTCGAGGACGCGGCGGCCGGGGTCGAGGCGGTGGTGGGGGCGGGCATGGCGGCGGTCGGCGTCGGTCCAGAGGACGTCCTGGGGGCGGCCCACCTGACGCTGCCCGACACGTCCGCCCTCACCCTCGCGCGCCTGCGCGAGGCGCACGCCCGCGCCTTCCCCGCCTGA
- a CDS encoding MarR family transcriptional regulator translates to MTSPGSTLPTSEREAALRLLASLQRARRTLVGFGEGCASRLGLSFPELLVLNELVVTSHPTVVSRSTGLPPSTVSRLLRSLEGRGLVERAVDSQDLRRFRVSLTREGKRVVARSRDCLAASLQPKIARLGMAGVDQLFGALSVLEADES, encoded by the coding sequence GTGACCTCACCCGGCTCGACCCTGCCGACCTCGGAGCGCGAGGCCGCGCTCCGGCTGCTGGCCAGCCTGCAGCGGGCGAGGCGGACCCTCGTCGGCTTCGGCGAGGGCTGCGCCTCCCGCCTCGGGCTCAGCTTCCCCGAGCTGCTCGTGCTCAACGAGCTCGTCGTGACCTCCCACCCCACGGTCGTGAGCCGTTCGACGGGCCTCCCGCCCTCGACGGTCAGCCGCCTGCTGCGCTCCCTCGAGGGGCGCGGCCTGGTGGAGCGGGCCGTCGACTCGCAGGACCTCAGGCGCTTCCGCGTCTCGCTGACGCGCGAGGGCAAGCGCGTGGTGGCGCGCAGCCGCGACTGCCTGGCCGCGTCGCTGCAGCCGAAGATCGCGCGCCTCGGCATGGCCGGCGTCGACCAGCTCTTCGGGGCGCTCTCGGTGCTCGAGGCGGACGAGTCGTGA